GTGGGGCAGTTGTTGAAGGTCTCGGGACCACGACAACCGAGCTTACGCAGACACCAGCCCTTGCGAGCTTCTTCGGAACCGAAGGAAGGAGCGAATTCGTCCATGTCGAAGTGCTTCTGCCTCGGGCAGTTGTCGTGCACGGTCTCGCCGTAGAAGGGAACCGGACGGCCGACATCGTCGAGCTCGGGGAGGCCCTTGGTGAGGAAGTGCACGATGGTGCCGACCAGAGAGAACGGGTTCGGCGGGCAGCCGGGCACATTGATGATCGGTTTGCCGGGGAACAGTTCGCCGATGCCCTTGGCAGCGGTCGGGTTCGGTGCGGCCTTCTGGACGCCACCGTAGGAAGCGCAGGTGCCGTACGTGATGGTCGCGGCAGCGGCGTTGACAACCTTGGTGGTGGTGTCGAGCATGGTGTGGCCGCCGACCTTGCCGTACGCGCCGGGCTCGTTGGCGGTACCGGCCGGGGCAGTGGGGACGCCACCTTCGATGACGGCAACGAAATTGCCGGCGTTGACGGTATCCCACAGAGCCTTCTCTGCGGCATGACCCGCTGCTGCCATGATGGTCTCATGGTAGTTCAGCGAGATGTAGTCCAGGATGAGCGCATCGATGTAAGGCTCGACCGTCCTCAGGATGGACTCGGAACAACCCGTACACTCA
The uncultured Pseudodesulfovibrio sp. genome window above contains:
- a CDS encoding hydrogenase small subunit, whose amino-acid sequence is SRRDFMKFCGTVAAVMGMGPAFAPKVAEALTDDKRPDVVWLHNAECTGCSESILRTVEPYIDALILDYISLNYHETIMAAAGHAAEKALWDTVNAGNFVAVIEGGVPTAPAGTANEPGAYGKVGGHTMLDTTTKVVNAAAATITYGTCASYGGVQKAAPNPTAAKGIGELFPGKPIINVPGCPPNPFSLVGTIVHFLTKGLPELDDVGRPVPFYGETVHDNCPRQKHFDMDEFAPSFGSEEARKGWCLRKLGCRGPETFNNCPTVKFNQYNWPVQAGHPCIGCSQPDFWDGADWDGETYMYADLTSL